The Chanos chanos chromosome 6, fChaCha1.1, whole genome shotgun sequence genome includes a region encoding these proteins:
- the ora2 gene encoding olfactory receptor class A related 2 has translation MVVDSELLTRGMLYLSLTVVGVPGNGVVIWAFLLMAHHERRLLPADRIVLHLASVNLLMLSVRCLLETLATFQIANVFDDTGCKAVIFIYRTSRSLSIWLTFVLSAYQCLSVAPPGSRWATARAFFAQYLGVIFLALWLINTSMSSAAIAFSLGSKNNSLLMQHGINVEFCFVRFPSKLSRDANGAAQVGRDVVPMALMTAASLIILVFLYHHSRQVKGLRSGGGPGGGKQGPSAERRAAISVVTLVTLYVLFYGIDNGLWVYTLTVNQTMSSSLISDLRVFFSSLYAAVSPIVIVVSNKKVNKQLKCGIEEKSVPGPDTAMSTI, from the coding sequence ATGGTCGTGGATTCTGAGCTTCTCACTCGTGGAATGCTTTACTTATCCCTCACTGTGGTGGGTGTTCCGGGCAACGGTGTTGTGATTTGGGCCTTCCTGCTAATGGCTCACCACGAGCGTCGTCTTCTCCCCGCTGATCGCATTGTGCTGCATTTGGCCTCTGTCAACCTGCTGATGTTGTCTGTGCGCTGTCTGCTGGAAACCTTGGCTACTTTCCAGATCGCCAATGTCTTTGACGACACCGGATGCAAAGCAGTCATCTTCATCTATCGTACTTCCCGTTCCTTATCCATCTGGTTGACCTTTGTGCTTAGCGCCTACCAGTGCCTTAGCGTCGCCCCTCCTGGGTCCCGCTGGGCAACCGCCCGTGCCTTTTTTGCCCAGTATTTGGGGGTCATCTTCCTGGCGCTGTGGCTCATAAACACCTCCATGAGCTCAGCGGCTATAGCCTTCTCCCTGGGTTCGAAAAACAACTCTCTTTTAATGCAGCACGGCATCAACGTGGAGTTCTGCTTTGTGCGATTCCCGTCCAAGCTGTCGCGGGACGCGAACGGGGCAGCTCAAGTTGGCCGGGACGTGGTCCCCATGGCGCTGATGACCGCGGCCAGCCTCATCATTCTGGTCTTCCTCTACCACCACAGTCGGCAGGTGAAAGGCTTGCGCAGCGGGGGAGGGCCAGGTGGCGGAAAACAGGGTCCATCGGCAGAGCGGCGGGCTGCCATCTCCGTCGTGACTCTGGTGACTCTCTACGTGCTATTTTATGGTATAGACAATGGGCTTTGGGTGTACACTCTAACCGTGAACCAAACCATGAGCTCATCGCTCATATCTGACCTCcgtgtctttttctcttcactctaTGCAGCTGTCAGCCCCATAGTGATCGTAGTTTCCAATAAAAAGGTGAATAAACAGTTGAAATGTGGCATAGAGGAGAAGAGTGTACCAGGGCCAGATACAGCCATGTCCactatctga